CGATCAACTGAAGACGATCATCGACGCGCTGACCGCCGCTCGTTGAGAAGGACGGCCGCGGTCGTCTCGGGGATCGGCCTCGTCATCTCCGCATATCTGACCTGGGTCCACTACTCGGGCGACCTCGCGCTCTGCATCGGCGTGGGCGGTTGCGAGATCGTCCAAGGCAGTCGCTTTGCCGTCGCCGGTGGCGTGCCGGTCGCACTCATCGGCCTCGGTGGATTCCTGCTCATCTTCGCCATCGCGGTCATCCGACTCCGCAAGGCAGCGCCGGTGTGGGCCGACACCACGATCTTCGCACTCAGCATCGCGGCGACGCTTTACGTCGCGTACCTGACCTACATCGAACTATTCGTGCTCGGCGCGGTGTGTCCGTGGTGTGTCGCCGTCGCGGTGTGCTCGGTCATCGTGCTTGTGGTCGTCAGCCTTGAGCTGCTCCGGCCGTGGCGGAACTGAGCCGTACTGACGAGTCCTGCGACGGAGACGATGGTCATCACAGTGGGATGGATCGTCCCGCGTGGTGCGCGGGGCGCCCTCCACGACAGCCTGGCGGAACATCGGGTAGAGCGAGAGGTAGAACCGCAGTACCTCGCGCACCAGCCGCAGCGGCGACAGCCTCCGCTTCGTCGGGTCGGCGTGCTGGAACATCGCGTACTCGGTGTACGTCGCGCCGGCGCGGCCTGCGAGGGCACCAGCGAGGCGGCGCGACTCGCCGACGGGGATCACCAGATCGTCTCGATCGTGGCCCACGATGATCATCGGAGCCGAGACCTCGTCGATGTGCTGCAGAGGTGACATCGCATCGAGGCGGTCGCGCAGGGAGGGCGGGAGCCGCCGTAACGCAAGCTCGGCGGCCTCCCGACCTGGCGCCGCGAGCA
This Candidatus Limnocylindria bacterium DNA region includes the following protein-coding sequences:
- a CDS encoding vitamin K epoxide reductase family protein; protein product: MRRTAAVVSGIGLVISAYLTWVHYSGDLALCIGVGGCEIVQGSRFAVAGGVPVALIGLGGFLLIFAIAVIRLRKAAPVWADTTIFALSIAATLYVAYLTYIELFVLGAVCPWCVAVAVCSVIVLVVVSLELLRPWRN